One Athene noctua chromosome 30, bAthNoc1.hap1.1, whole genome shotgun sequence genomic region harbors:
- the FAIM2 gene encoding protein lifeguard 2: MTQGKLSVNNKPPNSEGQGEKKDNATAPPAPPTYEEATAGEGLKSGAYPPPPSVPLHPSWAYVDPSTSPSYGSSGYPGDTEMLTTFSWDDRNVRRVFIRKVYAILMVQLLVTLVIVAFFTFCEPVKGYIQTHSAWYWASYAVFFVTYLILACCSGPRRYFPWNLILLSIFTLSMAYLTGMLSSYYNTKSVLLCLGITALVCLSVTIFSFQTKFDFTSYQGVLFVMLMVLFFGGIILAVILPYQYVPWLHAIYALLGAIIFTMFLAFDTQMLMGNHRYSLNPEEYIFGALNIYLDIIYIFSFFLQFFGSSQE, from the exons ATGACCCAGGGGAAG CTCTCTGTGAACAACAAGCCCCCCAACTCTGAGGGGCAAGGGGAGAAGAAGGACAATGCCACGGCTCCACCAGCTCCTCCGACCTATGAGGAGGCGACGGCAGGAGAAGGGTTGAAGTCTGGTGCTTACCCTCCTCCCCCATCGGTCCCGCTTCACCCCAGCTGGGCTTATGTCGACCCCA GCACAAGCCCGAGCTATGGCAGCAGCGGGTACCCAGGGGACACAGAGATGCTCACGACCTTCAGCTGGGATGACAGGAATGTGCGCAGAGTGTTCATCAGGAAG GTTTATGCCATCCTGATGGTCCAGCTCTTGGTCACTCTTGTTATTGTGGCATTCTTCACCTTCTG cGAGCCGGTCAAGGGGTACATTCAGACACACTCTGCCTGGTATTGGGCTTCCTA tgctgttttctttgtgACCTACTTGATTCTTGCTTGCTGCTCTGGACCcag GAGGTATTTCCCATGGAATCTGATCCTGTTGAGCATCTTT ACACTCTCCATGGCTTATCTCACTGGGATGCTCTCCAG TTACTACAACACCAAGTCAGTCCTTCTGTGTCTGGGGATCACAGCCCTGGTGTGTCTGTCTGTCACGATCTTCAGCTTCCAGACCAAG TTTGACTTCACCTCCTATCAGGGCGTCCTCTTTGTGATGCTCATGGTGCTCTTCTTCGGTGGCATCATCCTGGCTGTGATCCTGCCCTACCAATAC GTCCCTTGGCTCCACGCAATCTACGCTCTGCTTGGTGCCATTATATTTACTATG TTCCTGGCATTTGATACTCAGATGTTGATGGGGAATCATCGGTACTCACTGAACCCAGAGGAATACATCTTTGGAGCCCTCAATATCTATCTGGACATCATCTACAtcttctccttcttcctccaGTTCTTTGGCTCCAGCCAGGAGTGA
- the BCDIN3D gene encoding RNA 5'-monophosphate methyltransferase yields the protein MAAPTSEGSPALEPGAAPYGNFPNYSRFHPPEDRVSLLPGGLLRSLFPAAARPLLGLDVGCNSGELSVALYRHLLGLQESEGSLDQPAAGKDLNLLCCDIDPVLIERAQQCSPFPASISFANLDIMDPSARETFLSSYLGRFGRSTFDIGFCMSVTMWIHLNHGDSGLLEFLSFLSSLCQYLLIEPQPWKCYRAAARRLRKLGRNDFDHFRSLAINGDMAARITQILTKDCAMELVCCFGSTSWDRSLLLFKSNSSNHEGRESSEQKQRLTNGLSQS from the exons ATGGCGGCGCCCACGAGTGAGGGGTCTCCGGCCTTGGAGCCTGGCGCTGCCCCCTACGGCAACTTCCCCAACTATTCCCGCTTCCACCCGCCCGAGGACCGCGTCAGCCTCCTGCCTGGCGGGCTCTTGCGGAGTTTGTTCCCCGCGGCGGCCCGCCCGCTGCTGGGGCTCGATGTGGGCTGCAACTCGGGG gagCTAAGTGTGGCTCTGTACAGGCATCTCCTTGGCCTTCAGGAGAGCGAAGGCAGCTTGGaccagcctgcagctggaaaGGATCTGAACCTTCTGTGCTGTGACATTGATCCGGTGCTGATTGAGAGGGCTCAGCAGTGCAGCCCTTTTCCTGCTTCCATATCCTTTGCCAACCTGGACATCATGGACCCCAGTGCCAGGGAGACCTTTCTGAGCTCCTACCTGGGCCGTTTTGGCCGCTCCACTTTTGACATTGGTTTTTGCATGTCTGTGACCATGTGGATCCACCTGAATCATGGGGACAGTGGCCTGCTGGAGTTCCtgtccttcctctcctctctgtgcCAGTACCTGCTGATAGAACCTCAGCCATGGAAGTGCTACCGGGCGGCCGCGCGCCGCCTGCGGAAACTGGGCAGAAACGACTTTGATCATTTCCGATCTCTTGCTATCAACGGGGATATGGCCGCGAGGATAACCCAGATCTTAACGAAGGACTGCGCCATGGAGCTGGTGTGTTGCTTTGGGAGCACCAGCTGGGACAGAAGTCTCCTGCTTTTTAAATCAAACAGCTCAAATCATGAGGGCAGGGAGTCTTCAGAACAGAAGCAGCGACTGACAAATGGCCTCTCGCAGTCATGA